One Clostridium estertheticum DNA segment encodes these proteins:
- a CDS encoding MATE family efflux transporter — MVNRNTTNEVLNTSLPVVAEITIYTLMSIFDLMMIGKYGGNIAVSAVGISNSLTNAFIGIFISGGVCISIVSLVSRLVGARQYKFAEKFAVIGYILGASICLIITILFYYFGKQFLYILGARNEVLKIGYSFIKINSIALFFCMNMRLLNSILIGYGNTFIPFICSLIVFSIKITFNYSLIFGIVFKSRGIEGSAIASTIAYLCGFIFSFYYTASKAKITLKHFFTFSISFKDIKKVIKLAIPCSMEEAAFNISKLICVAIIIKSGSASFAADEIANMIEGISVMPGIGFGIAVITLVGLNTGKKDYKKAKGVAINCAFYAVFIMSIFAIIFLFMPDLLVNFFVGENEKKVAYLAGRCLAIGAVEQPFIGISLVFAGALKGLGDVKTPFFISCFTSWIIRLPLTYYFIHLLKYPVTAVWWITALQWAIDALLMVIFFYFKYNEFSKIQQGIS, encoded by the coding sequence ATGGTGAATAGAAATACAACAAATGAAGTTCTCAATACTTCGTTACCTGTAGTTGCGGAGATAACAATATATACTTTAATGTCTATTTTCGATTTAATGATGATAGGAAAATATGGTGGGAATATAGCAGTAAGCGCTGTTGGTATAAGTAATAGTTTAACAAATGCATTTATAGGGATATTTATTTCAGGGGGAGTTTGTATAAGTATTGTTTCACTAGTTTCAAGACTCGTGGGCGCAAGACAGTATAAATTTGCGGAGAAATTCGCTGTCATTGGATATATTTTAGGTGCTAGCATTTGTTTAATTATCACAATTTTATTTTATTATTTTGGAAAGCAATTTCTATACATACTTGGAGCTAGGAATGAAGTTTTAAAAATAGGATATTCCTTTATAAAAATTAACTCTATAGCTTTATTCTTTTGTATGAATATGAGGCTTTTAAATTCTATTTTAATAGGATATGGAAACACTTTTATACCATTCATATGTTCTTTAATTGTATTTTCTATCAAAATAACTTTTAATTATTCATTGATTTTTGGTATTGTTTTTAAGTCTAGGGGAATAGAAGGATCTGCAATAGCCTCTACAATTGCTTATTTATGTGGTTTTATTTTTTCTTTTTACTATACTGCTTCTAAGGCGAAAATTACGCTTAAACACTTTTTTACCTTCAGCATTTCTTTTAAGGATATTAAAAAAGTAATAAAATTAGCTATTCCATGTTCAATGGAAGAAGCCGCCTTCAACATTAGTAAATTAATATGTGTAGCTATTATAATTAAATCTGGCAGTGCCTCCTTTGCAGCTGATGAAATTGCTAATATGATAGAAGGAATTTCAGTCATGCCAGGTATCGGATTTGGCATTGCAGTTATTACATTAGTAGGGCTTAATACTGGGAAAAAAGATTATAAAAAAGCAAAAGGAGTTGCTATTAACTGTGCTTTTTATGCAGTATTTATAATGTCTATATTTGCAATAATATTCTTATTTATGCCGGACCTTCTGGTGAATTTTTTTGTGGGTGAAAATGAAAAGAAAGTTGCTTATTTAGCGGGTAGGTGCCTTGCCATCGGAGCAGTAGAGCAACCATTTATAGGTATATCGCTTGTATTTGCTGGTGCATTAAAGGGGTTAGGAGATGTTAAGACTCCCTTTTTTATTTCTTGCTTTACAAGCTGGATTATAAGATTGCCATTAACATATTATTTTATACATCTTTTAAAGTACCCAGTTACAGCGGTATGGTGGATTACAGCGCTACAATGGGCGATAGATGCGTTGCTTATGGTTATCTTTTTTTATTTCAAATATAATGAATTTTCAAAAATTCAACAAGGTATTAGTTAA
- a CDS encoding polysaccharide deacetylase family protein, which yields MDNFKKYLISILIVELLACNSIFYTKTALGKEIKNQQLVLKEPSSVLENYETTNDVLSFKGVPLKYNDRGICILTYHCIGYEKNNGLKVPAQQFKQHMKYIKDYGYTTITLEQLSKFIIENKPIPEKSVVITFDDGYVDNYQYAYPILKAFNLKATVFVIPKTIDKRKGYMTSNQLKELQSNGIDIQSHTLDHEELTTLSYERQLDTLKESKKILENILDKKVNYIAYPYAKYNDNTIKAAKDAGYVMGFILGGRVARKNDGIYTLHRICVIPSDSIDVLKARLNSH from the coding sequence ATGGATAATTTTAAAAAATATCTAATTTCAATACTTATTGTGGAATTATTAGCATGTAATTCAATTTTTTATACTAAAACAGCCCTCGGAAAAGAAATCAAAAATCAGCAATTAGTATTAAAAGAACCGTCATCTGTATTAGAAAATTATGAAACTACAAATGATGTATTATCCTTTAAAGGGGTACCTTTAAAATATAATGATAGAGGCATATGCATACTTACATATCACTGTATTGGTTATGAGAAAAACAATGGATTAAAGGTCCCAGCGCAGCAGTTTAAGCAACATATGAAATATATAAAAGATTATGGTTATACTACTATTACCCTTGAGCAGCTATCTAAATTCATAATAGAAAATAAACCCATACCTGAAAAATCTGTAGTCATTACTTTTGACGATGGTTATGTAGACAATTATCAATATGCATACCCTATTCTTAAAGCATTTAATCTTAAGGCTACAGTATTCGTTATTCCCAAAACCATAGATAAAAGAAAGGGCTATATGACTTCAAATCAGCTTAAAGAACTTCAATCTAATGGAATAGACATTCAAAGCCATACATTAGATCATGAGGAATTAACAACTCTTTCTTATGAAAGGCAACTAGATACTTTAAAAGAATCAAAAAAAATTTTGGAGAACATTTTAGATAAAAAGGTAAATTATATAGCTTATCCATATGCAAAGTACAATGATAATACAATTAAAGCGGCAAAGGATGCTGGATATGTTATGGGGTTTATACTTGGTGGCAGGGTCGCAAGAAAAAATGATGGTATTTATACTTTGCACAGAATTTGTGTAATCCCTAGTGATAGCATTGATGTTTTAAAAGCAAGATTAAACAGCCATTAA
- a CDS encoding polysaccharide deacetylase family protein translates to MRKKSLTRIIALSLVVFSIFTNYSFLGSPNALAVDLPSKETEKIIYLTFDDGPSVLTNKVLDILKENNVKATFFIIGNQIKGQEAVVKRMYNEGHSIGLHTYTHKYKNIYPSRRGFINEMLKTQNEINTLIGIKPTIIRFPFGSRKHLTVDFLEQLHSYNFKVYDWNANMSDGIKARTPIDQLYREATKTTITEHPIILLMHCDYMHKNTCVALPRVIKFYKDNGYEFKIINDGTPENYYPIKK, encoded by the coding sequence ATGAGAAAGAAAAGTTTAACTAGGATTATTGCTTTATCACTTGTGGTATTTTCTATATTCACTAATTATAGTTTTCTAGGCAGCCCAAATGCCTTAGCAGTTGACCTACCAAGTAAAGAGACGGAAAAAATAATATATTTAACCTTTGATGATGGACCTAGTGTACTGACCAATAAAGTTTTAGATATACTTAAAGAAAATAATGTAAAGGCTACTTTTTTCATTATAGGAAACCAAATTAAAGGTCAAGAAGCTGTGGTAAAAAGAATGTATAATGAAGGACATAGTATAGGATTACATACTTATACCCATAAATATAAGAACATATATCCTAGTAGAAGAGGATTCATAAATGAAATGTTAAAAACTCAAAATGAAATTAATACTCTCATAGGAATTAAACCAACAATAATAAGATTTCCTTTTGGTAGTAGAAAACATTTAACTGTGGATTTTTTAGAACAACTTCATAGTTATAATTTTAAAGTATACGATTGGAACGCTAATATGTCTGATGGAATTAAAGCAAGAACTCCTATAGATCAGTTGTATAGAGAAGCTACAAAAACTACCATTACAGAGCACCCAATAATACTTCTTATGCATTGTGACTATATGCATAAAAATACCTGTGTGGCTCTTCCTAGAGTAATAAAATTCTATAAGGATAATGGATATGAATTTAAGATTATTAATGATGGAACGCCTGAGAATTACTATCCTATTAAAAAATAA
- a CDS encoding YdbL family protein, which produces MGYSIIDIIDKATAIANKRKDLYAEISKQNNIPPSVRIISKVFSDNVDKTFVYYEKLKQEVNDDEVKKIDFSIYDKISFLISQFNSRVYTTDATTPKEFLSFSLYFEKEILALFLDIQGRLVKNSNDTSSKTYIILSSMIKTKTKLVDDLERYK; this is translated from the coding sequence TTGGGATACAGTATCATAGACATTATAGATAAGGCTACAGCTATTGCAAATAAGCGAAAGGACCTTTACGCAGAAATTAGTAAGCAGAACAATATTCCGCCTTCTGTAAGGATAATATCTAAGGTTTTTTCTGACAATGTAGACAAAACATTTGTTTATTATGAAAAACTAAAACAAGAAGTAAATGATGATGAAGTTAAAAAAATTGATTTTTCAATATATGATAAGATTTCTTTTTTAATAAGCCAATTTAATTCAAGAGTATATACTACAGACGCTACAACCCCTAAAGAATTTCTAAGTTTTTCCCTCTATTTTGAAAAGGAAATACTAGCTCTGTTTCTTGACATACAAGGAAGATTGGTTAAAAACTCCAATGATACAAGTTCAAAAACATATATAATATTATCTAGTATGATTAAAACTAAAACTAAGCTAGTTGATGATTTGGAGCGATATAAATAA
- a CDS encoding homoserine dehydrogenase has product MRIAVIGYGGLGKAFISLIENKKDELHRDGYNFQVNYILNSSGGIYDPEGINYEDLLGFSKMGKNIINYPKGGSCELNFNKLLENNDVDVLIELTPTNKETGGAGMLHIRKALETGIHVITANKGPILLAYNELRGIAVKNNVQLAIGCTTGGALPAINAGMFDLAGSEILSIEGILNGTTNFILKEMEDNALTYIEALKKAQELGIAETDPTLDVEGFDTASKLLILTNVLMHESKTLNDITVDGITNITPQDINNAKIENKKYKLMGRTCKINNGLIMTVNLEKLEPSHALYKVEGKNKAVRFTSDTLGDLTVLGGASGVTPAAASILRDLINIINGYKFCR; this is encoded by the coding sequence ATGAGAATTGCAGTAATAGGATATGGGGGACTTGGAAAAGCCTTTATATCTTTAATAGAAAATAAAAAAGATGAATTACATAGGGATGGCTATAATTTTCAAGTAAATTATATTTTAAATTCTAGTGGTGGAATTTATGATCCAGAAGGAATAAATTATGAAGACCTCTTAGGCTTTTCTAAGATGGGAAAAAATATAATCAATTACCCTAAAGGAGGCAGTTGTGAACTTAACTTCAATAAATTACTTGAGAATAATGACGTCGATGTTCTAATAGAGCTTACTCCAACTAATAAGGAAACTGGTGGAGCTGGAATGCTTCATATTAGAAAAGCTTTGGAAACGGGTATTCATGTAATAACGGCAAATAAGGGCCCCATTCTATTGGCCTATAATGAATTACGTGGAATAGCTGTGAAGAATAATGTGCAATTAGCCATAGGCTGCACTACAGGTGGTGCACTTCCCGCTATAAACGCTGGTATGTTTGATTTGGCTGGTTCAGAAATTCTATCTATTGAAGGTATTTTAAATGGCACAACAAATTTCATCCTAAAAGAAATGGAAGATAATGCTCTAACCTACATTGAAGCTCTTAAAAAAGCACAGGAATTAGGTATTGCAGAAACTGACCCTACATTAGATGTGGAAGGCTTTGATACAGCTTCTAAACTACTTATCCTTACTAATGTGCTAATGCATGAAAGTAAGACATTAAATGATATTACAGTAGATGGAATTACTAATATTACACCTCAAGACATAAACAATGCTAAAATCGAAAATAAAAAATATAAACTTATGGGGCGAACGTGCAAAATCAATAACGGACTAATTATGACAGTTAATCTTGAAAAACTTGAACCTAGTCATGCTTTATATAAGGTAGAGGGAAAGAATAAAGCAGTGAGATTTACTTCTGATACCCTTGGTGATTTAACAGTTCTAGGAGGCGCTTCGGGCGTAACCCCTGCCGCTGCATCTATTCTTAGAGATTTAATCAATATTATCAACGGTTATAAATTTTGTAGATAA
- a CDS encoding ABC transporter ATP-binding protein, with translation MPVLNASHVVKIYKGMGKSNSTTALNGISLTIDNGEFVAIMGPSGSGKTTLLNILSGIDKLTSGDIEISGQGINVMTKNELALFRRQHLGFVFQEFNLLDSLTLKENVMLPMILDNKNPEDIQSKTNEVMTMFNIADIMDKYPYTVSGGQQQRAAISRAIINNPDMIFADEPTGNLDSKSSKNVMSCFEKLNTINKNTILIVTHDSFAASYCNRVIFIKDGLVNMEIRKEGTRKDFFDSILGCLAVMGGDKDDL, from the coding sequence ATGCCAGTTTTAAATGCAAGTCATGTGGTTAAAATTTACAAAGGAATGGGTAAGTCAAATTCTACAACGGCTCTTAATGGTATTAGTCTTACTATTGACAACGGTGAATTTGTTGCCATAATGGGACCTTCAGGGAGTGGAAAAACTACACTTTTAAATATCCTAAGTGGGATAGATAAACTTACCTCTGGTGATATTGAAATCTCGGGGCAAGGCATAAACGTAATGACAAAAAATGAATTAGCACTTTTCAGACGTCAGCATTTAGGTTTTGTTTTCCAAGAATTTAATCTATTAGATAGTCTTACACTAAAGGAGAATGTCATGCTCCCAATGATACTTGACAACAAAAATCCTGAAGATATTCAAAGTAAGACAAATGAAGTTATGACGATGTTTAATATAGCAGACATTATGGACAAGTATCCCTACACCGTTTCTGGAGGTCAACAACAGAGAGCAGCTATAAGCAGAGCTATAATAAATAATCCAGATATGATATTTGCTGATGAGCCCACAGGAAATCTAGATTCTAAGTCTTCAAAGAATGTAATGAGCTGCTTTGAGAAACTAAATACCATAAATAAAAATACAATATTAATCGTAACACACGATTCTTTTGCTGCAAGCTATTGTAACCGTGTAATTTTCATAAAAGATGGTCTTGTTAATATGGAGATTAGGAAAGAAGGCACCAGAAAGGATTTCTTTGATAGTATTTTAGGTTGCCTTGCAGTAATGGGAGGTGACAAAGATGACCTTTAA
- a CDS encoding FtsX-like permease family protein — translation MTFNQIALKIFKANLRRYLLFFLCNSFSIMVFFTYSTIYTNKEFMNPSNINYAITGNMVAPGVMVILFSIFFIFYAQGSFIKFRKREFGLFMVLGMTNQNIQRIMLLENGLIAIFSLLTGLVSGTIFSKLFYQLIIKIIDVNGIPFSISIESYLYTTIFFTVLYCLVIMKGFIDSFRYEIINLLKATRKKDNNFLNSPIWSVIGIILIVIACFDMIINNSVENSSVALRSLLECFLGIYLFISNMFLLFPMITNYFHYKSYKNLLFIANMKHTLGQSKKILFIITLFVSMTIFMSTISVVLISDSKRVATAYNPYDIAYAEIFGKNQITVPELYDILNKSKTALTSLKKIDFISKPYITILSDKNLNANLGTQLKVEKGCFISLFQIVKDDGYEHDTTTISSLVIPINGIDNTYKPKGKITKVLFNNIPILSNGHYVILNNNDYQNIRTTSNQGEIGSIKLLKFRDWYKTEDVLNELQSKLATYNRENTRKFFDNINDDIKWFKPASRIRDYLDNKQSGSYSLFLCSFVGILFFLSSAVILHFKLLTEYDNEKIKYKKLYKIGITDNEVATLISKELKVLFFVPYILSTFVSAFYSYNLPVKQGGEMVTVTYSLIISLIYFCFQIVFYLVYKKIYIRKLIQDLEE, via the coding sequence ATGACCTTTAACCAGATAGCTTTGAAGATTTTCAAAGCTAATTTGCGAAGGTATTTGCTGTTTTTTTTATGCAACAGCTTTTCCATAATGGTTTTCTTTACTTACTCCACAATCTATACAAACAAAGAGTTTATGAATCCTTCTAATATAAATTATGCTATTACAGGTAATATGGTTGCTCCTGGAGTAATGGTTATTCTTTTTTCAATCTTCTTTATATTTTATGCCCAGGGTTCTTTTATTAAATTTAGGAAAAGGGAATTCGGACTTTTTATGGTCTTGGGCATGACAAATCAGAACATACAGAGAATAATGCTTCTTGAGAATGGCCTAATAGCAATTTTTTCTTTACTTACAGGATTAGTGTCAGGAACAATATTTTCAAAGTTATTTTATCAACTGATTATTAAAATAATTGATGTGAATGGAATACCTTTTTCTATCTCAATTGAAAGTTATCTATACACTACGATCTTCTTCACAGTACTTTATTGTCTTGTAATAATGAAAGGATTTATAGATTCATTTAGGTATGAAATAATAAATCTTTTAAAAGCTACTCGAAAAAAAGACAATAACTTTCTAAATAGTCCAATCTGGAGTGTAATTGGAATTATACTAATAGTAATAGCTTGTTTTGATATGATAATTAATAACAGTGTGGAAAATTCATCAGTAGCATTACGAAGTTTGTTAGAATGCTTTTTAGGGATTTACCTTTTTATTTCTAACATGTTTTTGCTTTTTCCAATGATAACTAATTATTTTCACTATAAGAGTTATAAAAACCTTCTATTCATAGCTAATATGAAACATACTTTGGGTCAATCAAAGAAGATCCTTTTTATAATAACTTTATTTGTTAGCATGACAATATTTATGAGTACCATATCAGTAGTATTAATATCAGATTCTAAGAGAGTAGCTACTGCGTACAATCCTTATGACATAGCATATGCAGAAATATTTGGCAAAAACCAAATTACAGTTCCTGAACTTTATGATATTTTGAATAAGTCTAAGACTGCCCTAACTTCTTTAAAAAAAATAGATTTTATATCAAAACCATACATAACAATTTTATCTGATAAAAATCTGAATGCGAATTTGGGAACACAGTTAAAAGTTGAAAAAGGATGCTTTATATCACTATTTCAAATAGTAAAAGATGATGGCTATGAGCATGACACTACTACAATTAGTAGTCTAGTCATACCAATAAATGGTATTGATAATACATATAAACCTAAAGGGAAAATTACGAAAGTACTATTTAACAACATTCCAATACTGAGTAATGGACATTATGTTATTCTTAACAATAATGACTACCAAAATATAAGAACTACTTCTAATCAAGGTGAAATTGGAAGTATTAAGCTTTTGAAATTTAGGGATTGGTATAAAACTGAAGATGTTTTAAATGAGCTACAAAGCAAACTTGCCACTTATAACAGAGAAAATACAAGAAAATTTTTCGATAATATAAATGACGATATTAAATGGTTTAAACCAGCATCAAGAATAAGAGATTATTTGGATAATAAGCAATCAGGGTCATATTCGTTATTTTTGTGTAGCTTTGTAGGAATACTTTTTTTCCTATCTTCTGCGGTAATATTGCATTTCAAACTTTTAACAGAGTATGATAATGAAAAAATAAAATATAAAAAACTATATAAAATAGGAATTACTGATAATGAAGTAGCTACACTCATTTCAAAAGAGTTAAAAGTATTATTTTTTGTGCCCTACATATTATCAACTTTTGTATCAGCTTTTTATAGCTATAACTTGCCTGTTAAACAAGGAGGAGAGATGGTTACTGTAACGTATTCACTTATAATTAGTCTCATATATTTCTGCTTCCAGATAGTATTTTACTTGGTTTATAAAAAGATATATATAAGAAAATTAATTCAAGATTTAGAAGAATAA
- a CDS encoding ATP-binding cassette domain-containing protein: protein MSIIKVDNLCKTFNVKTKEEGLRGSVKSIFSPSYREIKAVNNISFEVEKGEILAFIGPNGAGKSTTIKMMTGILYPSSGNIEVLGMDPSTERKELSYKIGTVFGQKSQLWFHLPPLDSFHLLGNIYEMDKVKLQKRIELLKEIFEIGDLMDIPVRKLSLGQRIRCEIAASILHEPEIIFLDEPTIGLDVVVKQKIRELILQLNKEEKTTIFLTSHDSGDIEQLCKRAIIINHGEVVLNETIKSLKHDYLNKKIIQIKYNEIVNLDNCDLNIIKNKGNAIKVQVDTSKQDIEKVLTDLIKCGKVNDITISEPPLEEIISHIYKLNKEGDKYEGAS from the coding sequence ATGAGCATAATAAAAGTTGATAATCTTTGCAAAACTTTTAATGTTAAAACAAAGGAAGAAGGACTACGGGGGAGTGTTAAGTCGATTTTTTCACCGAGCTATCGGGAGATTAAGGCTGTGAATAATATTTCTTTTGAAGTAGAAAAAGGGGAGATACTAGCATTCATAGGTCCAAATGGAGCAGGAAAATCAACTACTATAAAAATGATGACAGGTATATTATATCCATCCTCAGGAAATATTGAAGTCTTAGGTATGGATCCATCCACTGAAAGAAAAGAATTGTCTTATAAAATAGGTACAGTTTTCGGACAGAAATCACAGCTTTGGTTTCACTTACCACCACTCGATAGTTTTCATTTACTGGGAAATATTTATGAAATGGATAAAGTAAAGCTCCAAAAGAGAATAGAGCTATTAAAGGAGATTTTTGAAATAGGTGACTTAATGGATATTCCTGTTAGAAAGCTTTCTTTAGGTCAAAGAATACGCTGCGAGATTGCAGCATCTATTTTACATGAGCCTGAGATTATATTTTTGGATGAGCCTACCATAGGACTCGACGTAGTTGTAAAACAGAAGATTCGAGAACTTATATTGCAGCTTAACAAGGAAGAAAAAACTACTATATTCTTAACCTCCCATGATTCCGGTGATATAGAACAATTATGCAAAAGGGCAATCATAATAAATCATGGCGAGGTAGTATTAAACGAAACAATTAAGAGTCTTAAGCATGATTATTTAAACAAGAAGATAATACAAATTAAGTATAATGAAATAGTGAATCTAGACAATTGCGATCTAAATATTATTAAAAATAAAGGGAATGCCATAAAGGTTCAGGTTGACACATCAAAACAAGATATAGAAAAGGTACTAACTGACCTAATAAAATGCGGAAAGGTGAATGACATAACTATATCAGAGCCACCACTCGAGGAAATAATATCACATATTTATAAGCTGAATAAGGAAGGTGATAAGTATGAAGGTGCTTCGTAA
- a CDS encoding ABC transporter permease: MKVLRKYGQISKITMSNSLVYFWNFLSKNVFFVFIMFIYLMLWKNIYAQKGSTIAGLSLNAMIWYLIVTELVTLSRTDIHVQVNEDVKSGNIAYLLNKPYNYVIYCFSYFVGEIGIKLLTNGIIGLSIGFIYAGTLKNFNLLHLPFIFLSLIVGCCINFFIYITLALTSFWFEDNTAFFWIYSKLIFTLGGMLMPIELFPNWLAKISKYLPFAYVTYVPARLAVDFSLSNFYKQFSIQLLYLGIFFTLAMTLYKKGAKNLNVNGG, translated from the coding sequence ATGAAGGTGCTTCGTAAGTATGGACAAATCTCTAAAATAACCATGTCAAATAGCTTGGTGTATTTTTGGAATTTTCTTAGTAAAAACGTATTTTTTGTATTTATAATGTTTATATATTTGATGCTTTGGAAAAATATATATGCACAAAAGGGTAGTACAATTGCTGGGCTTAGCTTAAATGCAATGATCTGGTACTTGATAGTTACAGAACTGGTTACTCTTTCAAGAACAGACATACATGTACAAGTAAATGAAGATGTGAAGAGTGGTAATATAGCCTATTTATTGAACAAGCCTTATAACTATGTTATATATTGCTTCTCCTACTTTGTAGGTGAAATTGGCATAAAACTTTTAACCAATGGTATAATTGGGCTTTCTATAGGCTTCATATATGCTGGAACGCTTAAAAATTTTAATTTGCTGCACCTTCCTTTTATATTTCTATCATTAATTGTAGGCTGCTGTATTAACTTTTTTATCTATATAACATTAGCATTAACTTCCTTTTGGTTTGAGGACAATACTGCTTTCTTTTGGATTTATTCAAAACTGATATTTACCTTAGGGGGTATGCTTATGCCTATAGAACTTTTTCCTAACTGGCTAGCGAAGATATCAAAGTACTTACCTTTTGCTTATGTGACTTATGTGCCAGCGAGGCTTGCAGTAGATTTTTCGCTTTCGAATTTTTATAAACAGTTTTCAATTCAACTATTATATTTAGGAATATTTTTTACTTTAGCTATGACGTTATATAAGAAGGGGGCAAAGAATCTAAATGTTAATGGAGGTTAA
- a CDS encoding ABC transporter permease — protein MEVKKSLKLMGYYFKFNISSVMEYRMSFLVQCFGMILNNSAFIFFWWILFKNVNTIGGYGFKDEMMLWSLMSTSFGLCFVTFGNVNQITRMIINGELDTYLLQPKDPLINILCSKTIVSAWGDTLYGVILFFIIKGFDIRSFLLFLLFCITGALILSSVLVTFHALSFYSGNTEGLAQLATEFFISFSIYPEGIFNNAVKYILYTVIPVAFVVYIPAKVINQFSLVMLLEVLGVTLIWIVIAYTMFYRGLKKYESGNLITNKL, from the coding sequence ATGGAGGTTAAGAAGAGCTTAAAGCTAATGGGTTATTACTTTAAATTTAATATATCTTCAGTTATGGAATACAGGATGAGCTTTCTTGTACAATGTTTTGGTATGATACTAAATAATTCAGCATTTATATTCTTTTGGTGGATATTGTTTAAGAATGTAAACACCATTGGTGGATATGGTTTTAAGGATGAAATGATGCTGTGGTCTTTAATGTCCACCAGTTTTGGTCTTTGTTTTGTAACCTTTGGTAATGTAAATCAAATTACAAGAATGATAATAAATGGTGAATTAGATACCTACTTGTTACAGCCTAAAGACCCTCTTATTAATATACTATGCTCTAAAACCATAGTATCCGCATGGGGTGATACCTTATATGGAGTAATTTTATTTTTTATAATCAAAGGTTTTGACATTAGAAGTTTCTTATTATTTTTATTATTTTGTATTACAGGTGCTTTAATATTATCTTCGGTACTCGTGACATTTCATGCCTTAAGTTTTTATTCAGGTAACACAGAAGGGTTAGCACAACTTGCTACAGAATTTTTCATAAGCTTTAGTATTTATCCAGAAGGTATATTTAATAATGCTGTAAAATATATACTTTATACTGTTATACCCGTAGCATTTGTTGTGTATATACCTGCAAAGGTGATAAATCAATTTTCTCTTGTTATGCTCCTAGAGGTTTTAGGAGTAACATTAATATGGATAGTAATAGCTTATACTATGTTCTATAGAGGCCTTAAAAAATATGAATCCGGGAATTTAATAACAAATAAATTATAA